The genomic segment attcaggtcactgcgatgtttgcaagttattattgcacacttcggcatttttgataaaactcgtttttcgtcggtgaacagcgcgcgtgtacactcgatgacagcggacggcgaactggcggcggtgtaggcccaatgggcctacatctgcgaccaggctgcgcgcggcttgtcctctctatagaattttttcctctgagATTTTATActatgtgtccaagatttgtgtgaaataatgtgtatgtcgtacctactttttttcctccggctgcaaatgtcaaggatgacaatttcacttacatgtccggatacattctaTTAATAAGTGTGACGACCCTACATCGTCACAACGGACAGCATCCGGAGCGGTGTAGCGCGACGCGCGACGAGCAGACTACTCCGGCTACACACACCACCGCGGCCCGCCGGCCAGTCGGTGTGCTGAGCCCGAGCAAGGCACAACGGCTGCTCCGCCTGGTGTGGCGGCGTGGAACCTCGCGTTCGCCCCAGGTGTCCCCTAGGTATAAGTCTCCGGGCCGCGTGGATCTCGCGTAGTTAGCCAGGAGACTCTCCCCCCTTTTACCCCAGTAGTATAGCTTCCCGGGCCGCGCGGAGTCACGCGTAACTTTAGCCAGGGCAAGTTATCCCCAGTGCACCCTTCTACCTATCCGGGCCGCGCGAAGTCACGCGTAGTCAGCCAGGACGGTTTAATCCCGACCCTGTTCCCCGGGGAACATTCCGATATCCCGCATCTTCCAGGGCACGTTGCCAAACCGCATATACGTAGTCATATCGATATTTAGCTCGCTCCCTTCTGGAGTGAGACGATTGTACCTAGTCTGTAAGTGGTGTTTATAATAAAGGGCGCGTAAGACGCCATTTGGTTATTATAAAACAGTGTTTGTTATCAGCTCATCCTCCCTACCCTGAGTTAGCTTGGAAACCTTCACAAAGCCCCTCAGGCTGAAGGATATGTATGGCTCGCCCTCTGCGACGACCATCACataagaaaccttatgttttcaagaccattatgttctattaatttttaattactttaaaacgctatttgctcactgtcaacctaacacgctcctcctcgcttcgctcgtcgtcgcacctaaactgaccctgtcacacacgagttttctgttacaatactaataaaattattacattacatttatgccttgtaatatttattgtcaaacgtggttttgcatggtgtaatttgtagaaacattttttgacaaaaaaatagttgacaaaataattttgtccagtaatattaatttgacaaaaataaagttgagcaaacttttcgtgtccaactgaagccttgttttaagttaaatttgttttaagttgaattttaagttaaatttggcaaaaaaatcttcggtaaattaaattaatcccgtagaaatgaaaatgcaaatgcctaaatattttagaaatttgcgatgtgaaattttgaccaaacatgtttttgggatataagttttgccattaaaaacgtttgcgaaataaagttttgactaaataaaatttgactaagtaaaattgtgccaaatgataatttgaccaaacaaaatcattgcgaaacatacctttgccaaacaatactttgggaaatgaaactattgcgaaataattattgggaaatgaaatttgacgaaacgttttttggcgaaacggcaggacacccatTGAACTGCACCACGGTCAAATGTTATTAACCTAGTTATTCCttaatttattacttacattGAAGAGTTTACACGTGCACAATGGTGTTGAGATTTAACTTTTATTGGATATGTTTCGCATTCAGCATCAGTGTACTATTAATTCTAGCTGTAACTCGATGTAACACAAATCACCAATCAAATCCAGAGAAGCCTAGCAATTTGAAAAACTTAGTGGCGATGGACGACGAAGAGCAATGGAACATTCCTCACGACGGCTTACCGAACATTGACGAGATACTCGAGGAGACTAGAGCGAACATTGCATTAGAATTATCAAATTATAACTTCACAAACTCAGCGGCAAAAAATCTCCAGGAACTGCTGATTGAATCTGGAGGCCAGCCTCTACGTAGCCTCATTATATCAACATGGAGATCTGGCTCGACATTCTTAGGTGATATTTTAAATGCGATGAATGGAAATTTCTACCACTTCGAGCCATTTATGAATATCAAAGCCTATCAGATCAGAGGCCCACCAGAAGCAGAACAAGCAATATCAAAAGTCAAGGCATTGTTCAAGTGTGATTTCGATACCTTTTTACATGGATATTTAGAACGGTACCTTCGTAAACAGGTGACACCGTGGTACCAGTTCAAACACAATGACAGATTATGGAGGCACGTTAAATACGACAGAGACCTGTTCTTTGATCCTTCGTTCTTTTCTAGCTTTTGTAAGTTGTTCCCATTCCAAAGTATGAAACTGGTGCGGCTCCGGCTTCGATTAGTGCAGGACGTTCTGGATGATCACGAGTAAGAACTACCTTTCTGCATtatttagagatgggccgaatacggactttgccgaatacgaatattcggccgaacattcggttcagctgttaccgaaccgaacattcggccgaatattcggttccaccaTATTTTAcatcctggcttagagttaaaaacttttcagttATTGGTAAGCAATGGGTACTAAtacttaatgttcctataatttagtgcataagaa from the Leguminivora glycinivorella isolate SPB_JAAS2020 chromosome 8, LegGlyc_1.1, whole genome shotgun sequence genome contains:
- the LOC125229231 gene encoding carbohydrate sulfotransferase 4-like, translated to MVLRFNFYWICFAFSISVLLILAVTRCNTNHQSNPEKPSNLKNLVAMDDEEQWNIPHDGLPNIDEILEETRANIALELSNYNFTNSAAKNLQELLIESGGQPLRSLIISTWRSGSTFLGDILNAMNGNFYHFEPFMNIKAYQIRGPPEAEQAISKVKALFKCDFDTFLHGYLERYLRKQVTPWYQFKHNDRLWRHVKYDRDLFFDPSFFSSFCKLFPFQSMKLVRLRLRLVQDVLDDHDLNVKVVLLVRDPRAVMQSRQGTGVEFCKNTSPDCSQPELLCADMISDYIAAKKLQQQYPNRLMVLRMEDLSLEPKRTTLRLFKFLGLALTPEVEQFLETHTTLQAGGAYATFRVSRDVPFKWKNILHYDYVEEIQTACKQAMDLWGYRLADNATHMASKEFYPLETFNHSTILRS